From a region of the Nocardioides ginsengisegetis genome:
- the wecB gene encoding non-hydrolyzing UDP-N-acetylglucosamine 2-epimerase, whose product MRTRTVMVVYGTRPEAIKLAPLVAELRATRDVEAVTVVTGQHRAMLDQVNHLFGIVPEVDLDVIAPRQQLHEVTHRVLAGLTDVLRAVRPDLVVVQGDTTTSFVAALAAFYEQVPVVHVEAGLRTRNPYDPFPEEMNRRLTTQLTTLHLAPTPVSRANLLHDGTDPADVVVTGNTVIDALLWVVARRLPLEDPALSVLAEGPSVLVTSHRRESWGEPMARTAQAVARLAKEFSDVQFLLPAHLNPVVREVLLPPLDGMANVTITAPLSYSDFAFAMDSCRVVLTDSGGVQEEAPSLGKPVLVLRETTERPEAVDAGTVRLVGTDEELIVESVSTLLTDHTAYDAMARSVNPYGDGRAVPRCRAAIESLLGLGDRLPDFAPR is encoded by the coding sequence ATGAGGACGCGCACCGTGATGGTCGTCTACGGGACCCGCCCCGAGGCGATCAAGCTGGCCCCGCTGGTCGCCGAGCTGCGGGCCACCCGCGACGTGGAGGCGGTCACCGTCGTGACCGGCCAGCACCGGGCCATGCTCGACCAGGTCAACCACCTCTTCGGCATCGTCCCCGAGGTGGACCTCGACGTGATCGCGCCGCGGCAGCAGCTGCACGAGGTGACCCACCGTGTCCTGGCCGGGCTCACCGACGTGCTCCGCGCCGTGCGGCCCGACCTCGTGGTCGTCCAGGGCGACACGACCACGTCGTTCGTCGCGGCGCTGGCGGCGTTCTACGAGCAGGTGCCGGTCGTGCACGTCGAGGCCGGCCTGCGGACCCGCAACCCCTACGACCCGTTCCCCGAGGAGATGAACCGCCGGCTGACCACGCAGCTGACCACGCTGCACCTGGCGCCCACGCCGGTCTCGCGGGCCAACCTGCTCCACGACGGCACCGACCCCGCCGACGTGGTCGTCACGGGCAACACCGTCATCGACGCGCTGCTGTGGGTCGTGGCGCGTCGGTTGCCACTCGAGGACCCGGCCCTGTCGGTGCTGGCCGAGGGGCCGTCGGTGCTGGTCACCAGCCACCGCAGGGAGTCGTGGGGCGAGCCGATGGCGCGCACGGCGCAGGCCGTGGCCCGGCTGGCCAAGGAGTTCTCCGACGTGCAGTTCCTGCTGCCCGCGCACCTCAACCCGGTCGTGCGCGAGGTGCTGCTCCCACCCCTCGACGGCATGGCCAACGTGACGATCACGGCGCCGCTGTCCTACAGCGACTTCGCCTTCGCCATGGACTCGTGCCGGGTGGTGCTCACCGACAGCGGGGGCGTGCAGGAGGAGGCCCCCAGCCTGGGCAAGCCCGTCCTGGTGCTGCGCGAGACCACCGAGCGACCCGAGGCCGTCGACGCCGGTACCGTCCGGCTCGTCGGCACCGACGAGGAGCTGATCGTGGAGTCGGTCAGCACGTTGCTGACCGACCACACGGCGTACGACGCCATGGCGCGGTCCGTGAACCCGTACGGCGATGGTCGGGCGGTGCCGCGCTGCCGGGCCGCGATCGAGTCCCTCCTGGGGCTCGGCGACCGGCTTCCGGACTTCGCCCCCCGCTGA
- a CDS encoding glycosyltransferase has translation MAKLLLLAPDCDGTDVGEAWVTMQWVRRVAARHDVTVLVQRKRDRASVLPQLPGVRVVEWVQPPLLGRFERLNSLLKPGYVAYYVRAARWLRAAGRRGERFDLAHQLSPVAMRYPSPLAGGGTPYLLGPVGGSLASPPAFHDEEGGMPWFSGLRALDGLRLRRDPLLRRSFASAACVIGIADYVREMLDGVPVRRFEQMSDTGVDALPPAVDRSGRPGPLRLLFVGRVIRTKGVRDAVRALALADDREHVDAVLDVVGEGYDRVECERLAQSLGVGDRVTFHGRVPHEEVGGFYERADVFLFPSYREPGGIVVAEAMAWGLPVVACNAGGPASTLDDSTGIRVDARSPDQYAEDLAGAVARLARDPGLRARLGAAARARVEETALWDRKVDWLDGLYRELIG, from the coding sequence ATGGCAAAGCTGCTCCTGCTTGCCCCCGACTGCGACGGGACCGACGTCGGCGAGGCCTGGGTGACCATGCAGTGGGTACGCCGCGTGGCGGCCCGCCACGACGTGACGGTCCTGGTCCAGCGCAAGCGGGACCGGGCCTCGGTGCTGCCGCAGCTGCCCGGGGTGCGTGTCGTCGAGTGGGTCCAGCCACCGTTGCTGGGCCGCTTCGAGCGCCTCAACAGCCTGCTGAAGCCGGGCTACGTCGCCTACTACGTGCGGGCGGCCCGGTGGCTCCGGGCGGCCGGTCGGCGCGGTGAGCGGTTCGACCTCGCGCACCAGCTCTCGCCCGTGGCGATGCGCTATCCCAGCCCGCTCGCGGGCGGCGGGACGCCGTACCTCCTGGGACCCGTGGGTGGCAGTCTGGCCTCGCCGCCGGCCTTCCACGACGAGGAGGGTGGCATGCCGTGGTTCAGCGGCCTGCGCGCCCTCGACGGCCTGCGGCTGCGCCGCGACCCGCTGCTGCGACGGAGCTTCGCGTCGGCCGCCTGCGTGATCGGGATCGCCGACTACGTCCGGGAGATGCTCGACGGTGTCCCGGTCCGCCGGTTCGAGCAGATGAGCGACACCGGCGTCGACGCGCTCCCGCCGGCCGTCGACCGCTCGGGCCGCCCGGGCCCGCTCCGCCTGCTCTTCGTGGGCCGGGTGATCCGGACCAAGGGCGTCCGCGACGCGGTGCGTGCCCTCGCCCTCGCCGACGACCGCGAGCACGTCGACGCCGTCCTCGACGTCGTCGGCGAGGGCTACGACCGCGTCGAGTGCGAGCGGCTCGCGCAGTCCCTGGGGGTGGGCGACCGGGTCACCTTCCACGGCCGGGTGCCGCACGAGGAGGTGGGGGGCTTCTACGAGCGGGCCGACGTGTTCCTGTTCCCGAGCTACCGCGAGCCCGGGGGGATCGTCGTCGCCGAGGCGATGGCGTGGGGGCTCCCGGTCGTGGCCTGCAACGCCGGCGGCCCGGCCAGCACGCTCGACGACAGCACCGGCATCCGCGTCGACGCACGCTCTCCTGACCAGTACGCCGAGGACCTGGCCGGCGCGGTCGCCCGGCTGGCCCGGGACCCCGGGCTGCGCGCGCGGCTCGGCGCCGCGGCGCGCGCGAGGGTCGAGGAGACTGCGCTGTGGGACCGCAAGGTCGACTGGCTCGACGGCCTCTACCGCGAGCTCATCGGCTGA
- a CDS encoding FkbM family methyltransferase, whose amino-acid sequence MIRSREAARRTLAPLGLLLPLSWARSRPPGRLRAACLFLLDLRFRYFVRLFDEAETHYGFRVFGGSTADYIQRRLYVFGFWERDLSEWLKDQLRPGDVFLDVGANIGYFSLLASRVVGPTGNVLAFEAIPSVAQQLEVNLHRNNVGNVTVVRSVVSDVPGLVEVFRGPEDNSGASSTVPGAGFSSEGRVEGVRLDDQPIDASRVRGVKIDVEGDELRVLRGSARLLGEMPPGSWVVAEVSPQRLLERGSSSADLMGFMAGLGFSAWAMPNDYTTLGAARGGITQPLRPITEVLDRQQDVLFRKVG is encoded by the coding sequence ATGATCCGCTCGCGCGAGGCGGCCCGGCGAACGCTGGCGCCCCTGGGACTGTTGCTGCCGCTCTCGTGGGCCCGGAGCAGGCCGCCCGGACGGCTCCGTGCAGCGTGCCTCTTCCTCCTCGACCTGCGCTTCCGCTACTTCGTCCGGCTCTTCGACGAGGCCGAGACCCACTACGGGTTCAGGGTTTTCGGTGGCTCGACCGCCGACTACATCCAGCGCCGTCTCTACGTCTTCGGCTTCTGGGAGCGCGACCTCTCGGAGTGGCTGAAGGACCAGCTCCGCCCCGGGGACGTGTTCCTCGACGTGGGCGCCAACATCGGCTACTTCTCCCTCCTCGCCTCGCGCGTCGTCGGCCCGACCGGCAACGTGCTGGCGTTCGAAGCCATACCGTCAGTGGCCCAACAGCTCGAGGTGAACCTGCACCGCAACAATGTGGGCAACGTCACCGTCGTCCGGTCGGTCGTCTCGGACGTGCCCGGCCTGGTCGAGGTCTTCCGCGGCCCCGAGGACAACTCGGGTGCGTCCTCGACCGTCCCGGGCGCCGGGTTCAGCTCGGAGGGCCGGGTGGAGGGCGTGCGGCTCGACGACCAGCCCATCGACGCGTCCCGGGTCCGGGGCGTCAAGATCGACGTCGAGGGAGACGAGCTCCGGGTGCTGCGCGGGTCCGCGCGGCTGCTCGGCGAGATGCCCCCCGGGTCCTGGGTGGTGGCCGAGGTGAGCCCCCAGCGCCTCCTCGAGCGCGGCTCGAGCAGCGCCGACCTGATGGGCTTCATGGCCGGCCTGGGCTTCTCGGCATGGGCGATGCCCAACGACTACACGACTCTGGGCGCCGCCCGCGGCGGCATCACGCAGCCGTTGCGGCCGATCACCGAGGTGCTTGACCGCCAGCAGGACGTGCTGTTCCGCAAGGTCGGCTGA
- a CDS encoding glycosyltransferase family 2 protein, which yields MRADVAIGVVTYNSADHVGALLDSIPAACAGLTPCTLVVDNGSTDGTVALVERRGDCTLVRAANRGFAAGINLAAAGTDAPYLLIANPDVVLRPGSVTALVEAAVATGAGIVVPLLETSDGQVQPSLRRDPTLLRNLGLASTGHPALSEHVAGPADYERRHPVDWATGAVMLVSRTCLDEVGPWDESFFLYSEETDFCVRARERGHLTVFEPAARAMHVGGGSGRSNRTHAMQALNQVRFFSRRHGPVPSWLYYAATVGRIALRGLRGERAAWPILGMILRPGRRPAELGLAGTLLPR from the coding sequence ATGAGGGCGGACGTCGCGATCGGGGTGGTGACCTACAACAGCGCCGACCACGTGGGCGCGCTGCTGGACTCGATCCCGGCTGCCTGCGCAGGGCTCACCCCGTGCACGCTCGTGGTGGACAACGGCTCGACCGACGGCACGGTGGCCCTGGTGGAGCGGCGCGGCGACTGCACGCTCGTCCGTGCCGCCAACCGCGGGTTCGCCGCCGGGATCAACCTCGCCGCCGCCGGCACCGACGCGCCCTACCTGCTCATCGCGAACCCCGACGTGGTCCTGCGCCCGGGCTCCGTGACCGCCCTGGTCGAGGCCGCTGTGGCCACCGGCGCGGGCATCGTGGTGCCCCTCCTCGAGACGAGCGACGGACAGGTCCAGCCGTCCCTGCGCCGCGACCCCACCCTGCTGCGCAACCTGGGCCTCGCCTCGACCGGTCACCCCGCGCTGTCCGAGCACGTCGCCGGCCCGGCCGACTACGAGCGCCGGCACCCGGTGGACTGGGCGACGGGCGCGGTCATGCTGGTCAGCCGCACCTGTCTCGACGAAGTCGGCCCCTGGGACGAGTCGTTCTTCCTCTACTCCGAGGAGACGGACTTCTGCGTGCGGGCCCGCGAGCGCGGTCACCTGACGGTGTTCGAACCGGCCGCGCGGGCGATGCACGTGGGGGGCGGTTCGGGCCGCAGCAACCGGACACACGCGATGCAGGCGCTCAACCAGGTCCGGTTCTTCAGCCGCCGGCACGGCCCGGTGCCGAGCTGGCTCTACTACGCCGCCACCGTGGGCCGGATCGCGCTGCGCGGGCTGCGTGGCGAACGAGCGGCCTGGCCGATCCTGGGCATGATCCTGCGGCCGGGCCGGCGCCCGGCCGAGCTCGGCCTCGCGGGCACCCTGCTCCCCCGCTGA
- a CDS encoding PD40 domain-containing protein, which translates to MSPVLRRILSPNGRAVAFVAVALAVVGTVAAYVLGDAARYHSLHTAAPVVASVPEGRIADGPRIVFRHTGVDSKYGVVAMVALDDPGGPRAFTDLACDRLDATRTGASCLQTKRGVVTRYDLLELDRHWKVTDKIALPGLPSRTRLSPDGSLVATTTFVAGHSYMQTGFSTSTEIRHVDGTSYGDLEKFHLLIDGHDSQPADRNIWGVTFVDDRTFYATVATGGRTYLVRGDLPSRTLRTLRTNAECPSVSPDGTRIAYKVRAPGSGLPHWSIGVLDLVTNHEQVLRRETASVDDQVEWLDDDTLLYGLAREHEAGVTDVWRIDARANARPHLLIEQAWSPAVVRR; encoded by the coding sequence GTGAGCCCCGTCCTGCGCCGCATCCTGAGCCCCAACGGCCGCGCCGTCGCGTTCGTCGCCGTGGCCCTCGCCGTCGTCGGCACGGTGGCGGCCTACGTCCTCGGTGACGCCGCGCGCTACCACTCGCTGCACACGGCGGCGCCGGTCGTCGCGAGCGTGCCCGAGGGCCGCATCGCCGACGGCCCACGCATCGTCTTCCGGCACACGGGGGTGGACAGCAAGTACGGCGTCGTGGCGATGGTCGCGCTCGACGACCCGGGCGGCCCCCGGGCCTTCACCGACCTGGCGTGCGACCGCCTCGACGCGACCAGGACCGGCGCCTCGTGCCTGCAGACCAAACGGGGTGTGGTCACCCGCTACGACCTGCTCGAGCTTGACCGGCACTGGAAGGTGACCGACAAGATCGCGCTGCCCGGCCTCCCGAGCCGGACCCGACTTTCGCCCGACGGGTCGCTGGTGGCGACCACGACCTTCGTGGCCGGCCACTCCTACATGCAGACCGGCTTCTCGACCAGCACCGAGATCCGGCACGTCGACGGCACCAGCTACGGCGACCTCGAGAAGTTCCACCTCCTGATCGACGGCCACGACAGCCAGCCGGCGGACCGCAACATCTGGGGCGTCACCTTCGTCGACGACCGGACCTTCTACGCCACGGTCGCGACGGGCGGCCGCACCTACCTCGTGCGCGGCGACCTGCCCAGCCGCACGCTGCGGACCCTGCGGACGAACGCCGAGTGCCCCTCGGTCTCGCCCGACGGCACCCGCATCGCCTACAAGGTGCGGGCGCCGGGGTCCGGGCTGCCGCACTGGTCGATCGGCGTGCTCGACCTCGTCACCAACCACGAGCAGGTGCTGCGCCGGGAGACGGCCAGCGTCGACGACCAGGTCGAGTGGCTCGACGACGACACCCTCCTCTACGGGCTGGCGCGCGAGCACGAGGCCGGCGTGACCGACGTGTGGCGCATCGACGCCCGCGCCAACGCCCGCCCGCACCTGCTCATCGAGCAGGCCTGGTCACCGGCGGTGGTGCGGCGATGA
- a CDS encoding WecB/TagA/CpsF family glycosyltransferase, which produces MTDTLPPRLLFGLEVDPVTLPEVVAMAEEAISTRRRLLIGVVNAAKVAKLKADQVLRDSLLECDVLLADGQSVVWASRILRRPLPERVTGIDLFESLLALADRQRLRVYLLGATPAVLSRVEQEIATRYPGAVVAGSCDGYYRPEEAAWVALAIAGAHPDMLFLGMTTPRKEIFLARYGDQLDVPVLHGVGGSFDVLAGVTRRAPLAWQRHGLEWAYRVLQEPRRLWRRYLVTNSAFLVLVAAELLHPRRAYPRPLRPGTPHHHRRAS; this is translated from the coding sequence ATGACTGACACCCTGCCGCCGAGGCTGCTCTTCGGCCTCGAGGTCGACCCGGTCACCCTGCCCGAGGTGGTGGCGATGGCCGAGGAGGCGATCTCCACCCGGCGTCGGCTCCTGATCGGCGTCGTCAACGCAGCGAAGGTCGCCAAGCTCAAGGCCGATCAGGTGCTGCGCGACTCCCTGCTCGAGTGCGACGTGCTCCTCGCCGACGGCCAGTCGGTGGTGTGGGCCAGCCGGATCCTGCGACGCCCCCTGCCCGAGCGGGTCACCGGGATCGACCTGTTCGAGTCCCTGCTCGCCCTGGCCGACCGGCAGCGCCTCCGGGTCTACCTGCTCGGCGCCACGCCGGCCGTGCTGTCCCGCGTCGAGCAGGAGATCGCGACCCGCTACCCCGGGGCGGTCGTGGCCGGCAGCTGCGACGGCTACTACCGCCCGGAGGAGGCTGCCTGGGTCGCCCTCGCGATCGCGGGTGCGCACCCCGACATGCTGTTCCTCGGCATGACCACCCCGCGCAAGGAGATCTTCCTGGCGCGCTACGGCGACCAGCTCGACGTCCCCGTCCTGCACGGCGTCGGCGGTTCCTTCGACGTCCTCGCCGGAGTCACGCGCCGCGCCCCGCTCGCCTGGCAGCGGCACGGCCTCGAGTGGGCCTATCGCGTGCTCCAGGAGCCCCGCCGGCTCTGGCGCCGCTACCTCGTCACCAACTCGGCCTTCCTCGTCCTCGTGGCGGCGGAGCTGCTCCACCCCCGGCGGGCGTATCCGCGCCCCCTGCGTCCGGGCACACCACACCACCACCGGAGGGCCTCATGA
- the wecC gene encoding UDP-N-acetyl-D-mannosamine dehydrogenase gives MNEIFTGRVAIIGLGYIGLPTAAALATRGIDVIGVDVNEATVAAVSQGRVPFVEPELSTAVSGAVAMGRLTATTETPDADAYIIAVPTPFADDHLADLHYVRAAVEQIAPRLHGGEVVILESTSPPGTTLGVSKWLAELRPDLVLPHSSEGVPDVYVAHCPERVLPGRIMVEMVTNDRVVGGITPRCAQRAAEIYRVFCQGEIVLSDAASAEMAKLVENAYRDVNIAFANELSLISETLELDVWEVIKLANHHPRVNVLTPGPGVGGHCIAVDPWFIVGAAPLQSPLIRAARDVNDARPHHVAEQVAKKCGRFRDPTVACLGLAYKANVDDLRESPAVDIVADIARALPGLDLRVSEPLVDHLPPELELLGNVRLQAASDAIADADIVVLLVDHDHFRSLSRSRLAGKVVYDTRGLWR, from the coding sequence ATGAACGAGATCTTCACCGGCAGGGTCGCGATCATCGGGCTCGGGTACATCGGGCTCCCGACCGCCGCGGCCCTCGCCACCCGCGGGATCGACGTCATCGGCGTCGACGTCAACGAGGCCACGGTCGCGGCCGTCTCCCAGGGCCGGGTCCCCTTCGTGGAACCGGAGCTGTCCACCGCCGTCAGCGGCGCCGTCGCGATGGGGCGACTCACCGCCACCACGGAGACCCCCGACGCCGACGCCTACATCATCGCGGTGCCCACGCCCTTCGCCGACGACCACCTCGCCGACCTGCACTACGTGCGGGCCGCCGTGGAGCAGATCGCCCCGCGACTGCACGGCGGGGAGGTCGTGATCCTGGAGTCCACCTCGCCCCCGGGCACCACGCTCGGGGTGAGCAAGTGGCTCGCCGAGCTGCGACCCGACCTGGTGCTGCCGCACAGCTCCGAGGGCGTCCCGGACGTGTACGTCGCCCACTGCCCCGAACGCGTGCTGCCGGGCCGGATCATGGTCGAGATGGTCACCAACGACCGGGTCGTCGGCGGCATCACCCCGCGGTGCGCCCAGCGGGCCGCCGAGATCTACCGGGTGTTCTGCCAGGGCGAGATCGTGCTGAGCGACGCGGCCAGCGCGGAGATGGCCAAGCTGGTCGAGAACGCCTACCGCGACGTCAACATCGCCTTCGCCAACGAGCTCTCCCTCATCAGCGAGACCCTCGAGCTCGACGTGTGGGAGGTCATCAAGCTGGCCAACCACCACCCTCGGGTCAACGTGCTGACCCCCGGGCCCGGTGTCGGCGGCCACTGCATCGCGGTGGACCCGTGGTTCATCGTCGGCGCGGCACCGTTGCAGTCGCCCCTGATCCGGGCCGCCCGCGACGTCAACGACGCCCGGCCGCACCACGTGGCCGAGCAGGTCGCCAAGAAGTGCGGCCGGTTCCGCGACCCGACGGTCGCCTGCCTCGGCCTGGCCTACAAGGCCAACGTCGACGACCTGCGCGAGAGCCCGGCGGTCGACATCGTCGCCGACATCGCCCGAGCGTTGCCCGGCCTGGACCTCCGGGTGTCCGAGCCGCTGGTCGACCACCTGCCCCCGGAGCTGGAGCTCCTGGGCAACGTGCGGCTTCAGGCGGCCAGCGACGCGATCGCGGACGCGGACATCGTCGTGCTGCTGGTGGACCACGACCACTTCCGCTCACTGAGCCGGTCGCGGCTGGCGGGCAAGGTCGTCTACGACACCCGGGGACTGTGGCGGTAG
- a CDS encoding MFS transporter, with amino-acid sequence MAPIVVTLGMVSLLTDVSSESVAAILPLYLTATVGLSTVAYGFVDGIYQGVSSLVRVVGGFAADRGGHPKWVALAGYLISCVSRFVLLLATGLGAISAVIAADRIGKGLRTAPRDAMIAAASPPEQLGRAFGVHRTLDTIGAVLGPLVAFSLLWWIPDGFHAVLLVSFAFAVLGVALLGLLVSDRETRVRAHATHEPFHWRALTDPRLTRLLVVAGGLALLTVGDGFVYLALLDRGGFATHWFPLMYVGTNIAYLALAVPLGRLADRVGRARVVVGGHVALAAAYLVVAGPMTSTTSTLAALALLGTFYAATDGVVAALAGGIVDPAVRASGIAAAQSTVAVARMASSAGFGILWFALGPATALVVVATVLGAALPAAHLALRGLDRPVLTGATP; translated from the coding sequence GTGGCTCCCATCGTGGTCACCCTCGGCATGGTCAGCCTGCTCACCGACGTCTCCTCGGAGTCGGTGGCGGCGATCCTGCCGCTCTACCTCACCGCCACCGTCGGCCTCTCGACCGTGGCCTACGGATTCGTCGACGGCATCTACCAGGGCGTCAGCTCGCTGGTCCGGGTCGTCGGCGGCTTCGCGGCCGATCGCGGCGGCCACCCCAAGTGGGTCGCGCTCGCCGGCTACCTCATCTCCTGCGTGTCCCGGTTCGTGCTGCTCCTCGCGACCGGCCTCGGCGCGATCTCCGCAGTGATCGCCGCGGACCGGATCGGCAAGGGCCTGCGGACCGCGCCGCGGGACGCGATGATCGCGGCGGCCAGCCCGCCCGAGCAGCTCGGCCGCGCCTTCGGAGTCCACCGGACGCTCGACACGATCGGCGCCGTCCTGGGGCCGCTGGTCGCCTTCTCCCTGCTGTGGTGGATCCCCGACGGCTTCCACGCCGTCCTGCTGGTCTCCTTCGCCTTCGCCGTGCTGGGCGTCGCCCTGCTCGGCCTGCTCGTCTCCGACCGCGAGACGCGGGTGCGCGCGCACGCGACCCACGAGCCCTTCCACTGGCGGGCGCTCACCGACCCGCGGCTGACCCGGCTCCTCGTGGTGGCCGGCGGCCTCGCCCTGCTCACGGTCGGTGACGGCTTCGTCTACCTCGCGCTCCTGGACCGGGGCGGCTTCGCGACGCACTGGTTCCCGCTGATGTACGTCGGCACCAACATCGCCTACCTCGCCCTGGCCGTGCCCCTGGGTCGCCTCGCCGACCGGGTCGGCCGGGCCCGGGTGGTCGTGGGCGGTCACGTCGCCCTCGCCGCGGCGTACCTCGTCGTGGCCGGGCCGATGACCAGCACCACCTCCACGCTGGCGGCGCTGGCGCTGCTCGGGACGTTCTACGCCGCCACCGACGGCGTCGTCGCGGCCCTGGCCGGCGGGATCGTCGACCCGGCAGTCCGGGCCAGCGGGATCGCTGCCGCACAGTCGACGGTCGCGGTCGCACGGATGGCGTCCTCGGCCGGCTTCGGGATCCTGTGGTTCGCGCTGGGCCCGGCCACGGCCCTCGTCGTCGTCGCCACCGTGCTCGGCGCCGCCCTGCCGGCCGCCCACCTCGCCCTGCGCGGCCTCGACCGGCCGGTCCTCACGGGAGCGACCCCGTGA
- a CDS encoding nucleotide-diphospho-sugar transferase — MIAVMYEDRADSLVGLKLTVLSVRHHSPDLPVLVWVPDAPEAFLAWSRTVPLLEVRTDRTGITGSGWGVKPAVLLAALDGGAERATWIDSDVVLNGDLGELLAGAGPDELVATEEYHWGHQQGTSLRTSGLGLPVGRVFAATVNTGLVSVTPAHRTLLEAWAAQMASEAYAAAQLLPAHERPLHFWGDQDTLTGLLGSQGFRDVRVRQLRRGVDIAQCYGPSGLTVRERVRLGGSLPVLVHAMGSKPWSIPDRTSGGALGRARLWWERVHAEAGPYLEVARAHEQALGEPAPWLHPRTRSARVLTALTRSRPALRELPLAVADSTQRGLRRRLRIGQLGTRATGAAGGDPVSR, encoded by the coding sequence ATGATCGCGGTCATGTACGAGGACCGGGCGGACTCGCTGGTCGGCCTCAAGCTGACCGTCCTGAGCGTGCGGCACCACAGCCCCGACCTGCCGGTGCTGGTCTGGGTGCCCGACGCGCCCGAGGCGTTCCTCGCCTGGTCGCGGACCGTCCCCCTCCTCGAGGTGCGCACCGACCGGACCGGCATCACCGGGTCGGGATGGGGCGTCAAGCCGGCGGTCCTGCTGGCCGCCCTCGACGGGGGCGCGGAGCGGGCGACGTGGATCGACAGCGACGTGGTCCTCAACGGAGACCTGGGCGAGCTGCTCGCCGGCGCCGGTCCCGACGAGCTGGTCGCCACCGAGGAGTACCACTGGGGCCACCAGCAGGGCACCTCGCTGCGCACATCGGGGCTCGGGCTGCCGGTCGGGCGGGTCTTCGCGGCGACCGTCAACACCGGCCTCGTCTCGGTCACCCCGGCGCACCGCACGCTGCTGGAGGCCTGGGCCGCGCAGATGGCGAGCGAGGCGTACGCCGCCGCACAGCTGCTCCCCGCGCACGAGCGGCCGCTGCACTTCTGGGGGGACCAGGACACCCTGACCGGGCTGCTGGGCTCCCAGGGCTTCCGCGACGTCCGGGTGCGCCAGCTGCGCCGCGGCGTGGACATCGCGCAGTGCTACGGGCCCTCGGGCCTGACCGTGCGGGAACGGGTCCGCCTCGGCGGCAGCCTGCCGGTCCTCGTCCACGCCATGGGGAGCAAGCCGTGGTCGATCCCCGACCGGACGTCGGGCGGAGCCCTCGGCCGCGCCCGGCTGTGGTGGGAGCGCGTCCACGCCGAGGCCGGTCCCTACCTCGAGGTCGCGCGGGCGCACGAGCAGGCACTCGGCGAGCCGGCGCCGTGGCTGCACCCGCGCACCCGCTCCGCCCGCGTCCTGACGGCCCTCACCCGTTCCCGACCCGCGCTGCGCGAGCTGCCGCTCGCCGTCGCCGACTCGACCCAGCGCGGCCTGCGGCGCCGGCTCCGCATCGGACAGCTCGGCACCCGTGCCACCGGTGCCGCGGGCGGGGACCCGGTCAGCCGATGA